ACACTTTGGCGTTATATTCACGAATTGTTTGATGACACGCGCGGCTGGCATGCTTATAGTGTAATAAGTAGGGTAGTGCCGTTTGAATGCCGCATGACGCAGTCGGCTGGAATTGTTGATTTTGCATTGAAAAGGAGATGAAAATGGTCAGGCACGTCGTCATGTGGACGCTCAAGGACGAGGCTGAAGGCGTTTCCGCTTGGGAAAACGCCGGAGTCATGAAGAAAATGCTCGAAGCGCTGCGGGGACGCATCCCCGGACTGCTGCATATCGAGGTGAGTCGCGAGATCGTGGCGGCGGACCCGGAATGTCATGTGGTGCTGTGTTCCGAGCACGTGGACAGGGAAGCCCTTGATGCCTATCAGGTGCACCCGGAGCATCGGAAGTGTGTCGCCTTTGTCAGAAAGGTGGCCTCGGGCCGGAAGGCTGTGGATTACGAAATCTAGCCTTTCCCGGTTCCGGAATGCCCCGGCTGCCCGCTGCAATGCGGAAACAGCGCTTCGGCGTTCCGCAAGGGAGGACGACATGGCTGTACGCTACGATCAGACCCGCAAGCGGATCATCTGCCGTTGGGAAGAGCCCACCCGGATCGTCATGGACAAGAAGGAGGGCGTGATCAAGCGGTCGCGGATGATCACCGTCAAGGTGAACGAGAACGGCAAGCTGAACAGCAAGGACCGCCGACGTCACGAAAAGCACCCCATGTTCCCCTACATCTCGCGGTTCAACCAGCTTCTGAACAAGATGAATTATTTCCCGGAGGCGGAAGACGGCTACACATGCGCAGTATGCGGAGCGGCCGAGCAGGTCAGTCCGCATTTTGATCCCCGTACCCAGTCTGTTGTCTGGCTGTGCGGCAAACACTCCGCCCAATCGCCCGAGGTGGACGCCTAGTTGCGTGTGTGGGGGGCGGCCTCGGTTACGTGAAGGGAGCGCGGGGCATTGCGTCCCCGCGTTTTTTTGTTTTCCGGCGCGGGAAGATAATCATTCAAAGAGGTCGTGCTCGTGCTATGTTCGAGGCATGAATGACGAACTGCTGTTCGCCGACGAAGCCGGCGTGGATATCGAACCCGTGGCGGATGAGACCCGGGCCTGGAAGGTGCTCGTGGTGGATGATGACGAGTTCGTGCACAAGGTTACCCGACTTGTTCTGGACGACTACGTGTTCGAAGGTCGGGGCATCCAGTGCCTTGACGCGTATTCCGGCCGGGAAGCCATGGAACTTGTCGCGGACGACGTGGCCGTGATCCTGCTCGACGTGGTCATGGAAACCACGGACGCAGGGCTTGAAGTGGCGCGATTCGTCCGGGAAAAGGGCAATCATCTCACTCGGATCATCCTCCGTACCGGGCAGCCGGGCGAAGCTCCGGAACGGCAGGTCGTGACCGAGCTGGATATCAACGACTACCACCAGAAGACCGAACTCACCGCAGACAGGCTTGTTACGGCCGTGACCACGGCCATACGGTCCTATCGCGATCTCAGAATCATCGAGGAAAGCCGCAGGGGGCTGCACCTGCTAGCCATGTCCGTGGCGCATCAGGTGCGCAACCGGACCATGACCATTGCCGGGTTCGCCAATCTGGTCATGCGCAAGTCTTCGGAAGATTCCGTCATTCACGAGATGCTGGAAACCATTCTTTCGGAATCATCTCGTCTGGAGAAGATGGTCGGCGACGTGACCGGATATGCAGCCCTTGAAATCGGGGAGATGCAGCTTGTCAGCGTGCGCGAACTGCTGGAGGAGGCCATGGCCCGCGTGGACGTGAAGGTTGCCGAACAGGGCAGGCGGGTGCGCTGGGAAATCGTCTGTCCGGACCAGTTGCTTCGGCTGGACCCGGAAATGGGGGTGCTCGCTCTCTATGAGTTGCTGCGCAATGCCGTGGATTTTTCCGATGGCGCACAGCCTGTGGTGGAAGTGACCGTGGCTGCGGGAAGGCACGCCTGCGTGATGGAAATCAGGGATCAGGGGCAGGGAATAGCGGAAAAGGACATGCCGTTCGTGTTCGATCCATTTTTTTCGCTCAAGCCCAAGGGTTCGGGCATGGGACTGTGCATTGCGCGCAAGGTGGCCATGGCGCATCAGTGGGACCTTTCCCTGGAAAGCGAATTCGGCAAGGGGTCTCTGGTTCGCGTCGTGATTCCCCGGCGTGAACTGACCGGATGACCCCGGCGATGCCGAGCTATTCGTTCGATCCTGTCATGAATGCCGCAATGGCCTTGTCTTCCCGGCGGATGTGTTCCTTGAACCATGAACTCAGGAACGTGAATATTTCCAGCAGTTGATCCCGCTTGTACTTGTCCCGGTTGAACAGGAACACCTCCTGAAGAAACTGGAGGTGGCGCTGCTTGTGCTCGCCTGTCTCGGGATAACCGCATTCTTCCATCATGCGTTCCTCGGCCGCAAAATGCTCAAGCGCATACGCTTTCATGCGCTCGATCAGATCAAAGGCGGCGTCCGGATCACCGCCGGAGAAAACCGCGTCATAGGCGTCATTGACCATGTCGATGAGCTTTTGATGCTGGGCATCAATGGTGTCGACGCCTATGGAAAGATCGTCGCTCCAGGAGATGAGAGTCATTTCGTTCCCTGTCCGTTTTCAGGTGAGTCGTCCCAATCGATTCCGTTTCACGGAAACATGTCGCCTACAGGATATCGACTGTTCTGTTTATTATAATATTCGTCATGTGTGGCGTCTGAGAGCCTTTACCATGGGAAGGAATGGAAACTTTTGACCCGGGAGGATCTCATGGGGTTCAAGGACATCAGGATGAAACCGAAGCTGATAGCCCTGCTCATGGTTATCGGCCTGATTCCGCTTGCCGTGGCCGGATTCTGGGCCATGCGCATTGCGGACAAGGCGCTTATGGAAACGTCCTACGGACAGCTTGAAGGCGTGCGGCAGATCAAGAAGGTCCAGATAGAAAACTTTTTTGCGGAGCGCATGGGGGACCTCGGTGTACTGACGGAAACCGTGGACGTGCTGCGCTCCGAGGCCATGTCCAGGCTCACTGCGCTCGGGACCATCAGGAAACAGCAGATCGAGGCCTTTTTTCAGGAGCGCATGGGGGACGCATCCGTGCTGGCTGGCAATCCTCATGTGAGGAACGCCCTGATCTCCCTGTCCTCGGCATTTGCGGCCGGAAGCGGATTCAGGGGCTTGACCAATGGCGAGTTCCGGGCGCCGCAGGCATACAGACAGGTGCATGACACCTATTATGCCTTCTTCAGGCAATTCATGGATGAATACGGGTATCATGACCTTTTTCTCATGACTCCGGGCAACGGAGACATCGTGTTCTCCGTGACCAAGGAAGGCGACTTCGGCCAGCGTACGGCGGGAGTGGATTCCTCGCTCAGGGACGTGTGGCGGCAGGCTGTCGAGGAACGCAGGGTCGCCCTGTCCGACATGAAGCCCTACGCGCCATCCGGTGGTGTCCCTGCCCAGTTCGTGGCTGCCCCTGTGGAACAGGGGGGCAGGGTGATCGGCGTTGTCGCGCTTCAGGTGTCCAACGATGCCATCAATACGCTCATGACGAATCGCAGCGGGTTGGGAAGGACCGGGGAAACATACCTTGTGGGGCCGGACATGCTCATGCGTTCGGATTCCCATCTGGACCCGGTACATCATTCGGTCTCGGCCTCCTTTGCAAACCCGGAAAAGGGGCGTGCCGATACCGCAGCCGTGCGTCAGGCTCTGGCTGGGGAAACAGGAACCCGCGTGATTTCGGATTACAACGGCAATCCCGTGCTGTCCTATTTTTCCCCGGTGGTGATCGGGGATGTCACCTGGGCTCTGCTTGCGGAAATCGACGTTGCCGAGGCATTCAGCCCGAGGGATGCCAGTGGAGAATTCTTTTTCAGGAAATACCAGGAATTGTACGGGTACTATGACCTGTTCCTGCTCAATCCGGACGGATACTGCTTCTATTCCGCTGCGCAGGAAGCCGACTATCAAACCAATCTGGTGAATGGGAAGTTTGCCGGCTCCGGCCTTGGGGAGCTTGTGCGAAAGGTTCTGGAAACCGGAAAGTCCGGTTTTGCGGATTTCAAACCCTATGCCCCGAGCAACGGGGCGCCGGCTTCGTTCATTGCCCGGCCTCTCGTGGTGAATGGCAGCACCGAACTGGTCATAGCCCTGCAGCTTTCATTGCGGTCCATCAACGCCATCATGCAGCAGCGCGAGGGCATGGGGCGAACCGGGGAAACCTATCTGGTCGGGCCGGACAAGCGGATGCGTTCGGATTCCTTTCTCGACCCGCAAGGCCATTCGGTTTCCGCGTCCTTTGCCGGGACGATCGAAAGGAACGGCGTGGATACCGTGGCTGCGGACAGTGCGCTCAAGGGCGAGTCCGGCGCACGCATCATTCTGGACTACAATGGCAATCCCGTGCTTTCCGCCTTTACTCCGGTCAACGTGTTCGGGACCACATGGGCGTTGCTTGCGGAGATCGACGAAGCCGAGGTTCTGGAGCCCATCAGGGCCATGCAGACATCCATCGGGCTGCTTGCGCTGGTGTTGGCCCTGATCATCGTGGGTGTGGCTCTTGCCGTGGCCCGCTCCATTGCCGGGCCGTTGCAGCGCGGCGTGGAGTTTTCCAAGGAGGTGGCCAGGGGCAATCTGGCTGCGGAAATCGATGTGCGGCAGCGCGACGAAGTCGGTGATCTCACCTCGGCCATGGAAGAGATGGTGGGCAACCTGTCCGGCATTGTGGGCGACGTGCAGAGCGCATCGGAAAACGTGTCCGCAGGCAGTCAGGAGTTGTCCGCTTCGGCCGAGAACATGTCGCAGGGAGCCACGGAACAGGCCGCGGCCATCGAGGAGGTGTCCGCCTCCGTGCAGCAGATGGTTTCCAATATCCAGCAGAATACGGAAAATGCCCGCAACACCGAAGGAATCGCAGTCAAGGCGGCCAAGGACGCGGAAAGGAGCGGAACGTCCATTTCCGGCGCGCTTGAATCCATGAAATCCATTGCGGAGAAGATATCCATCATCGAGGAAATTGCGCGGCAGACCAATCTGCTCGCCCTGAACGCGGCCATCGAGGCGGCCCGGGCCGGAACGCACGGCAAGGGGTTCGCCGTGGTCGCTGCCGAGGTCCGCAAGCTGGCTGAACGCTCGGGCATTGCCGCAGCCGAGATCAGCGAAATATCCGTGCAGACGCTGGACATCTCGGACGAGGCTGGTCAGATGCTCCAATCGCTGGTGCCGGATATTCAGCGGACAGCCGAGCTTGTACAGGAGATTGTGGCTGCCAGCGAGGAACAGAGTTCCGGGGCCGACCAGATCAGCAAGGCCGTGGAGCAGCTCGATCAGGTCGTGCAGACCAATGCCTCGGCAGCCGAGGAAATGGCCTCCACCGCCGAGGAGCTTGCGTCTCAGGCCGAAATGCTTCAGCAGTCCATGGCCTTTTTCCGCCTCAGTTCCACGGCGCGTGTCGTGGACAGCCGTCCCATGATCATGGCCGAACTGCCTGCCGGACAGGCTGGGGAGCACTACGAGCATTGACCCGCGCGGACAGACGAAACACAACAAAAAAGGGTCGCAACATGTGTTGCGACCCTTTTGATTGCGTGGTGCCGAAGAGAGGACTCGAACCTCCACGGGGGAACCCCCACTAGACCCTGAACCTAGCGTGTCTACCAATTCCACCACTTCGGCACGTTCAAGGCGGGAATCTTTCTATGTGAGAACGGCTGAGTTGGCAAGCCTTTTTTTGAAAAAAGTTTCATTTACCAGGAAAGCGGCACGGTTGCGTTCGCCAAAGACGGAATCTCTCCGGTTTCCACCAGCGCGGCAAGTGCCGTGATCTGGTCCGCCATGCAGCGGTCGCGCGTGACCGTGGGGAAAACCTTGCGCCGGGTCAGGTCCGCGAACAGGTGTTCCGACACCGGGCTGAGCAGCTTGTCCGAATCCGAGACCGGGTGCTCGCGCACTACACTGGCGCTGAAGACCATGCCCCTGCCTTCACCATTCATGCGCTGCTTGAGTTGGTCCAGCTCATGCGTGACCCATTCGGGCAGCTCGGCTTCGGTGGGAATGGTGTTCAGGCTCTTGCGGATGGCCACGGCCTGAAGGATGTAGGCTAGTTCGATGGCCAGCACATGCGCGGCCTTGGGCAGGGCCATGGCGAGTCGTACGGCCAGCGTGGTGCCCATGGACACATGGTCCTCCTGTCCCGAGTTGGTCGGGATGTTGAACAGATGGCTTGGCGTGGCATGGCCCCAGATGTCGTTGACCAGCGAGGCCGAGGTGTATTCGAGCATCATCATGCCGCTGGAAATGGAGGCGTCGTCCGCATTCATGCCCGGCCATTTGAGATCGCGGCCCAAGCCCTTGTTGCGGAACGGGTCCACGAATCGGGCGGAACGCTGATGGGCCAGCGTGGTCATGATGGAAAGGGCCTGATACAGGTTGTAG
Above is a window of Pseudodesulfovibrio tunisiensis DNA encoding:
- a CDS encoding Dabb family protein, coding for MVRHVVMWTLKDEAEGVSAWENAGVMKKMLEALRGRIPGLLHIEVSREIVAADPECHVVLCSEHVDREALDAYQVHPEHRKCVAFVRKVASGRKAVDYEI
- a CDS encoding ATP-binding response regulator, encoding MNDELLFADEAGVDIEPVADETRAWKVLVVDDDEFVHKVTRLVLDDYVFEGRGIQCLDAYSGREAMELVADDVAVILLDVVMETTDAGLEVARFVREKGNHLTRIILRTGQPGEAPERQVVTELDINDYHQKTELTADRLVTAVTTAIRSYRDLRIIEESRRGLHLLAMSVAHQVRNRTMTIAGFANLVMRKSSEDSVIHEMLETILSESSRLEKMVGDVTGYAALEIGEMQLVSVRELLEEAMARVDVKVAEQGRRVRWEIVCPDQLLRLDPEMGVLALYELLRNAVDFSDGAQPVVEVTVAAGRHACVMEIRDQGQGIAEKDMPFVFDPFFSLKPKGSGMGLCIARKVAMAHQWDLSLESEFGKGSLVRVVIPRRELTG
- a CDS encoding bacteriohemerythrin, translated to MTLISWSDDLSIGVDTIDAQHQKLIDMVNDAYDAVFSGGDPDAAFDLIERMKAYALEHFAAEERMMEECGYPETGEHKQRHLQFLQEVFLFNRDKYKRDQLLEIFTFLSSWFKEHIRREDKAIAAFMTGSNE